A genomic region of Klebsiella sp. RIT-PI-d contains the following coding sequences:
- a CDS encoding Maf family protein, translating into MSRLILASTSPWRRTLLEKLGMAFECAAPDTDETPLPGETPRHLVLRLAQAKAQSLAKRFPQHLIIGSDQVCVLNGEIAGKPLTEEKARQQLLYASGNIVTFYTGLALYNSATGHLQTECEPFDVHFRHLSEQEVGDYVRRENPLQCAGSFKSEGLGIALFERLEGRDPNTLVGLPLIALCQMLRREEMNPLLG; encoded by the coding sequence ATGAGCCGACTTATTCTTGCATCGACTTCACCGTGGCGGCGTACGCTACTTGAAAAACTGGGGATGGCGTTTGAGTGTGCCGCACCGGATACTGACGAAACGCCGTTGCCGGGTGAAACACCGCGTCATCTGGTACTGCGTCTGGCCCAGGCTAAAGCGCAGTCGCTGGCAAAACGTTTCCCGCAGCATTTAATCATTGGATCAGATCAAGTCTGTGTGCTGAACGGAGAAATAGCCGGTAAACCCCTTACTGAAGAAAAAGCGCGTCAGCAATTACTGTACGCCAGCGGTAATATCGTCACCTTTTATACCGGGCTGGCGCTTTATAATTCGGCGACCGGACATTTACAAACTGAATGCGAGCCATTTGATGTTCATTTCCGTCATTTAAGCGAACAGGAGGTCGGCGATTATGTCCGCAGAGAAAATCCACTCCAGTGCGCAGGCAGTTTTAAAAGCGAAGGACTCGGGATTGCCCTCTTTGAAAGGCTGGAAGGCCGCGATCCGAATACGCTGGTCGGTCTGCCGCTGATTGCGCTATGCCAAATGCTGCGCCGTGAAGAGATGAATCCACTGTTAGGATAA
- a CDS encoding LysR family transcriptional regulator encodes MNKLERIDRVELMRTFVRIIEAGSLSAAAVRMKTTQATISRRLQSLETLLGTKLLLRSTHAMKLTDDGERCYQHAKKVIDAWLALEEELHGAEEDPVGVLKVRAPHAFGQQQLLTPLVSFLQRYPGLAVEWMLNDKTVDFLSDDIDCAIRVGGEVDVTTVSVLLAEVPRSIVAAPELLARYPQISHPVQMSAMPWIAVSTFYRHEIVVTQADTGERSVVAIQPRLSTDSLYVARNTALAGLGLALVSSWTVEEELAGGQLVEVLPHWQAAALPVHLVYPWARYYPTRLRTFLALMREVMPGVTGMRLPESL; translated from the coding sequence GTGAATAAACTTGAGCGTATAGACCGTGTTGAGTTAATGCGCACCTTTGTGCGCATTATTGAGGCCGGATCGTTATCGGCAGCGGCCGTACGGATGAAAACAACTCAGGCGACTATAAGCCGCCGTTTACAGTCGCTTGAAACGTTGTTAGGAACCAAACTTCTTCTGCGCAGTACCCATGCGATGAAGTTGACCGATGACGGCGAGCGCTGTTATCAACATGCCAAAAAAGTTATTGATGCGTGGCTGGCGCTGGAAGAGGAGCTTCATGGCGCAGAAGAGGATCCTGTCGGCGTATTGAAAGTACGTGCGCCGCACGCTTTCGGTCAACAGCAACTGTTGACTCCGCTGGTCAGCTTTCTTCAGCGTTATCCGGGGCTCGCGGTAGAGTGGATGCTCAATGATAAGACGGTGGATTTTCTCAGCGATGATATTGATTGTGCCATTCGGGTGGGCGGTGAAGTCGATGTCACCACGGTTTCGGTGTTGCTGGCTGAAGTGCCGCGCAGTATTGTGGCCGCACCGGAACTGCTGGCGCGCTATCCGCAAATTAGCCATCCAGTACAGATGTCCGCTATGCCATGGATAGCTGTCAGTACCTTTTACCGTCACGAAATTGTGGTCACGCAGGCAGATACCGGGGAACGGAGCGTTGTCGCTATTCAGCCGCGATTAAGTACCGACAGCCTGTACGTTGCGCGCAATACTGCGCTGGCCGGGCTGGGACTGGCGTTAGTTTCAAGTTGGACAGTAGAAGAGGAGCTGGCTGGCGGCCAGTTAGTGGAAGTCTTACCGCACTGGCAGGCGGCCGCGCTGCCTGTGCATCTGGTATATCCGTGGGCGCGCTATTACCCGACGCGATTACGCACTTTTCTGGCGCTGATGCGTGAGGTGATGCCCGGCGTAACGGGGATGCGTCTGCCGGAAAGCCTGTAA
- the rpmF gene encoding 50S ribosomal protein L32, translated as MAVQQNKPTRSKRGMRRSHDALTAVTSLSVDKASGESHLRHHMTADGFYRGRKVIAK; from the coding sequence ATGGCCGTACAACAAAATAAACCAACCCGTTCCAAACGTGGCATGCGTCGCTCTCATGACGCTCTGACCGCAGTTACCAGCCTGTCTGTAGACAAAGCGTCTGGTGAATCCCACCTGCGTCACCACATGACTGCCGACGGTTTCTACCGTGGCCGCAAGGTTATCGCTAAGTAA
- the rne gene encoding ribonuclease E, which translates to MKRMLINATQQEELRVALVDGQRLYDLDIESPGHEQKKANIYKGKITRIEPSLEAAFVDYGAERHGFLPLKEIAREYFPASYNSHGRPNIKDVLREGQEVIVQIDKEERGNKGAALTTFISLAGSYLVLMPNNPRAGGISRRIEGDDRTELKEALASLELPDGMGLIVRTAGVGKSAEALQWDLSFRLKHWDAIKKAAESRPAPFLIHQESNVIVRAFRDYLRQDIGEILIDNPKVMEMARQHISALGRPDFSSKIKLYTGEIPLFSHYQIESQIESAFQREVRLPSGGSIVIDSTEALTAIDINSARATRGGDIEETAFNTNLEAADEIARQLRLRDLGGLIVIDFIDMTPVRHQRAVENRLREAVRQDRARIQISHISRFGLLEMSRQRLSPSLGESSHHVCPRCSGTGTVRDNESLSLSILRLIEEEALKENTQEVHAIVPVPIASYLLNEKRTAVNAIETRQGGVRCVIVPNDQMQTPHYSVLRVRKGEETPMLSYLLPKLHEEAMALPSEEETSERKRPEQPALATFAMPDVPPAPPAAEAPVTATPAVQTTAPAASPAAEGPGLFSRFMTALKKLFATEESKPVEQPAVTVEEKPERSQEQRRKPRQNNRRDRNDRSDRNERNDRRDNRNERNDSSESRETREDNRRNRREKPQNAETRDLRQTVVSEEADKPKAREEQQPRRDRNRRRNDDKRQNVQDVKVADREVQPVQETEQEERVQTMQRRKPRQLNQKVRFDVAPEVVENVEPSTPVAEQPPVAAEPVQNTFAESTELAKRDLPAVVETAPEQHEEHNDNRDNNGMPRRSRRSPRHLRVSGQRRRRYRDERYPVQSPMPLTIACASPEMASGKVWIRYPVARPQENEVEQQEASAPVVAEVEQAIVAVMEEAQVEAKAQAEVETVEPQVTVDEPQAPAIDTAHPEVIAAPVDEQPQLIADADEATAKETAAAATPAGPVAEEVSGVQEAIEVKPAQEPEASPAAAPVAVETQSVATEAKVEAENMAVGSAPVVTPAAEPVPVVTPVAETVPVATPAVEDVQSASSATVVKKSSAEGKARSHATAPMTRAPAPDYVPEAPRQSEWVRPSFDFDGKGAAGGHSATHHASAGPTRPQAAE; encoded by the coding sequence ATGAAAAGAATGTTAATCAACGCAACTCAACAAGAAGAGTTGCGTGTCGCCCTTGTTGATGGGCAGCGTCTGTACGACCTGGATATCGAAAGTCCTGGCCACGAACAGAAAAAAGCGAACATCTACAAAGGTAAAATCACCCGTATTGAACCGAGCCTTGAAGCCGCATTTGTTGACTATGGCGCTGAAAGACACGGTTTCCTTCCTCTTAAAGAAATCGCTCGTGAGTATTTCCCTGCCAGCTATAACTCCCATGGTCGCCCTAACATCAAAGATGTTCTGCGCGAAGGCCAGGAAGTCATCGTTCAGATTGATAAAGAAGAGCGCGGCAATAAAGGCGCTGCGTTAACGACGTTTATCAGCCTGGCAGGCAGTTATCTGGTCCTGATGCCGAACAATCCGCGTGCCGGGGGGATTTCCCGCCGCATCGAGGGTGATGACCGTACCGAGCTTAAAGAAGCGCTGGCAAGTCTTGAGCTGCCGGATGGCATGGGTCTTATCGTTCGTACCGCGGGCGTGGGTAAATCTGCCGAAGCATTACAGTGGGATTTAAGCTTCCGTCTTAAGCACTGGGACGCCATCAAAAAAGCCGCTGAAAGCCGCCCTGCTCCGTTCCTTATCCATCAGGAAAGTAACGTTATTGTTCGCGCATTCCGTGATTATCTGCGTCAGGACATTGGCGAAATCCTCATCGATAACCCGAAAGTCATGGAGATGGCGCGTCAGCATATTTCTGCACTGGGCCGTCCGGATTTCAGCAGCAAAATCAAATTGTACACCGGTGAAATTCCGTTGTTCAGCCATTATCAGATTGAATCGCAGATCGAATCCGCTTTCCAGCGTGAAGTGCGTCTGCCTTCCGGCGGCTCGATTGTTATCGACTCCACCGAGGCGCTAACCGCCATTGATATCAACTCTGCACGCGCTACGCGTGGGGGCGATATCGAAGAAACGGCGTTCAATACCAATCTTGAAGCCGCAGACGAAATTGCCCGCCAGCTGCGCCTGCGTGACCTGGGCGGTCTGATCGTTATCGACTTTATCGACATGACCCCGGTTCGCCACCAGCGTGCGGTTGAAAACCGTCTGCGTGAAGCCGTTCGTCAGGACAGAGCACGTATTCAGATAAGCCACATTTCCCGCTTTGGTCTGTTGGAAATGTCGCGTCAGCGCCTGAGTCCTTCACTGGGCGAGTCCAGTCATCATGTCTGCCCGCGCTGTAGCGGTACTGGCACCGTGCGTGACAATGAATCCCTGTCGCTGTCTATTCTGCGCCTGATCGAAGAAGAAGCGCTGAAAGAAAATACCCAGGAAGTACATGCTATCGTGCCGGTTCCGATTGCATCCTACCTGCTCAACGAAAAACGCACCGCGGTTAATGCCATTGAAACCCGTCAGGGCGGCGTACGTTGCGTGATCGTCCCTAACGATCAGATGCAGACTCCGCACTATTCGGTACTGCGCGTGCGCAAAGGCGAAGAAACGCCGATGCTCAGCTATCTTCTGCCGAAACTGCATGAAGAAGCGATGGCGCTGCCGTCTGAAGAAGAGACGTCGGAACGTAAGCGCCCGGAACAGCCTGCGCTGGCAACCTTTGCCATGCCGGATGTACCGCCTGCGCCACCGGCTGCTGAAGCGCCCGTTACTGCGACGCCAGCAGTACAAACAACTGCGCCTGCGGCCAGCCCAGCAGCAGAAGGTCCAGGTCTGTTCTCTCGCTTTATGACCGCGCTGAAGAAGCTGTTTGCTACAGAAGAAAGCAAACCTGTTGAACAGCCAGCGGTTACGGTTGAAGAGAAACCGGAACGTTCTCAGGAACAACGCCGTAAGCCACGTCAGAATAACCGCCGTGACCGTAACGATCGCAGCGATCGCAATGAACGTAACGATCGTCGTGATAACCGTAACGAGCGTAATGACAGCAGCGAATCTCGCGAAACGCGCGAAGATAATCGTCGTAATCGCCGTGAAAAGCCGCAGAACGCTGAAACACGCGACCTGCGTCAGACTGTCGTAAGCGAAGAAGCCGATAAGCCTAAAGCGCGCGAAGAACAGCAGCCGCGCCGCGATCGCAACCGTCGCCGTAATGACGATAAACGTCAAAACGTGCAGGATGTAAAAGTTGCCGACCGTGAAGTACAGCCGGTTCAGGAGACAGAACAGGAAGAACGCGTTCAGACGATGCAGCGCCGTAAACCGCGCCAGCTGAATCAGAAAGTGCGTTTTGACGTTGCGCCAGAGGTTGTTGAAAACGTCGAGCCGTCAACGCCTGTCGCAGAGCAGCCTCCAGTGGCCGCAGAGCCGGTACAGAACACGTTCGCTGAAAGCACTGAGCTGGCAAAACGCGATCTGCCAGCGGTTGTTGAAACTGCGCCAGAGCAGCATGAAGAGCACAATGATAACCGCGATAACAACGGTATGCCGCGCCGCTCTCGTCGCTCACCGCGCCACCTGCGCGTGAGTGGCCAGCGTCGTCGTCGCTATCGTGATGAGCGTTATCCTGTTCAGTCCCCTATGCCGCTGACGATTGCCTGCGCATCACCAGAAATGGCCTCGGGTAAAGTGTGGATCCGTTATCCGGTTGCTCGTCCTCAGGAAAATGAAGTTGAACAGCAGGAAGCATCAGCGCCAGTCGTTGCTGAAGTTGAACAGGCTATTGTGGCAGTAATGGAAGAAGCTCAGGTTGAAGCGAAAGCGCAGGCTGAGGTAGAAACTGTTGAGCCGCAGGTAACGGTTGATGAGCCACAAGCACCAGCCATCGATACCGCGCATCCGGAGGTTATCGCCGCCCCGGTTGACGAGCAGCCGCAGCTGATTGCCGATGCCGATGAAGCCACGGCAAAAGAAACAGCCGCAGCAGCAACGCCTGCCGGGCCGGTAGCAGAAGAAGTATCTGGTGTGCAGGAGGCGATTGAGGTAAAACCTGCTCAGGAGCCTGAGGCTTCTCCAGCAGCAGCCCCTGTAGCGGTTGAGACGCAGTCTGTCGCTACTGAAGCTAAAGTTGAAGCTGAAAACATGGCAGTGGGATCTGCGCCGGTGGTAACACCTGCGGCTGAGCCCGTACCTGTCGTTACGCCAGTGGCTGAAACGGTCCCGGTTGCCACGCCTGCAGTTGAAGACGTGCAGAGTGCGTCATCTGCGACCGTTGTGAAGAAGTCCAGCGCTGAAGGTAAAGCGCGTAGCCATGCAACCGCACCAATGACCCGCGCGCCTGCGCCGGATTATGTGCCGGAAGCACCGCGTCAAAGCGAATGGGTTCGCCCGTCATTTGATTTCGATGGCAAAGGCGCAGCGGGAGGCCACAGTGCCACCCACCACGCTTCGGCAGGACCAACGCGTCCGCAAGCCGCAGAGTAA
- the fabD gene encoding ACP S-malonyltransferase yields MTQFAFVFPGQGSQAVGMLAEMAAAHPVIEETFREASAALGYDLWALTQNGPAEELNKTWQTQPALLAASVALYRVWQQQGGKAPALMAGHSLGEYSALVCAGVIDFADALRLVELRGKFMQEAVPAGVGAMSAIIGLDDAAIAKACEESAQDQVVSPVNYNSPGQVVIAGHKDAVERAGAACKAAGAKRALPLPVSVPSHCALMKPAAEKLAAELKNITFNAPSVPVVNNVDVKCETAPDAIRDALVRQLYSPVQWTKSVEFMASQGIEHLYEVGPGKVLTGLTKRIVDTLTASALNEPQALSAAIAQ; encoded by the coding sequence ATGACGCAATTTGCATTCGTTTTTCCGGGACAGGGTTCGCAGGCCGTTGGCATGCTGGCTGAAATGGCCGCCGCTCACCCGGTTATTGAAGAGACGTTCCGTGAAGCCTCTGCGGCGCTGGGTTACGATCTTTGGGCGTTAACGCAGAATGGTCCGGCTGAAGAGCTGAACAAAACGTGGCAGACGCAGCCTGCGTTGCTGGCCGCATCCGTTGCGCTGTATCGCGTGTGGCAACAGCAGGGTGGTAAAGCGCCTGCGCTGATGGCTGGACACAGCCTGGGTGAATACTCGGCGCTGGTTTGTGCTGGCGTCATTGACTTCGCAGATGCACTACGTCTGGTTGAGCTGCGCGGCAAATTTATGCAGGAAGCGGTTCCTGCGGGTGTCGGTGCGATGTCGGCCATCATTGGTCTTGACGATGCGGCGATTGCCAAAGCGTGTGAAGAGTCCGCGCAGGATCAGGTTGTCTCTCCGGTGAACTACAACTCGCCAGGACAGGTGGTTATCGCCGGACATAAAGATGCCGTTGAACGTGCCGGTGCTGCCTGTAAAGCCGCAGGCGCTAAGCGTGCGTTGCCGCTGCCTGTCAGCGTACCGTCCCACTGCGCGCTGATGAAACCGGCGGCAGAAAAACTGGCGGCCGAGCTGAAAAACATCACCTTTAACGCACCCTCTGTACCGGTTGTTAATAACGTTGACGTTAAGTGTGAAACCGCGCCTGACGCAATTCGTGATGCGCTGGTGCGCCAGCTTTACAGTCCGGTACAATGGACCAAAAGCGTTGAATTTATGGCTTCTCAGGGCATTGAGCATCTCTATGAAGTCGGTCCAGGCAAGGTGCTTACCGGCCTGACCAAACGTATTGTTGACACCCTGACCGCCTCGGCACTCAATGAGCCGCAGGCGCTGTCAGCGGCGATTGCACAATAA
- the rluC gene encoding 23S rRNA pseudouridine(955/2504/2580) synthase RluC encodes MKNENPSVKMIAITADEAGQRIDNFLRTQLKGVPKSMIYRILRKGEVRVNKKRIKPEYKLEEGDEIRVPPVRVAEREDAAVSPHLQKVAALENVILYEDDHILVLNKPSGTAVHGGSGLSFGVIEGLRALRPQARFLELVHRLDRDTSGVLLVAKKRSALRSLHEQLRDKGMQKDYLALVRGQWQSHVKSIQAPLLKNILQSGERIVRVNQEGKPSETRFKVEERFEHATLMRCSPVTGRTHQIRVHTLHAGHPIAFDDRYGDREFDKQLAGTGLNRLFLHAAALKFTHPGTGDVLRIEAPLDDGLKRCLQVLRSAK; translated from the coding sequence ATGAAAAATGAGAATCCCTCCGTAAAAATGATTGCTATAACGGCTGATGAAGCCGGGCAACGAATTGATAACTTTTTGCGCACCCAGTTGAAAGGGGTGCCAAAGAGCATGATTTATCGCATCTTGCGTAAAGGTGAGGTACGGGTAAATAAAAAACGCATAAAACCTGAATATAAGCTGGAAGAGGGCGATGAAATTCGCGTTCCTCCGGTGCGAGTGGCAGAACGTGAAGATGCCGCCGTTTCACCGCATCTGCAAAAAGTCGCGGCCCTGGAGAATGTCATTCTTTATGAAGATGACCATATTCTGGTGCTTAACAAGCCATCGGGGACGGCGGTGCACGGCGGCAGCGGCCTGAGTTTCGGCGTGATTGAAGGTTTACGTGCTCTGCGTCCGCAAGCGCGCTTCCTGGAACTGGTGCATCGTCTGGATCGTGACACTTCTGGCGTGCTTCTGGTTGCGAAAAAACGTTCGGCGCTGCGTTCACTGCATGAACAACTGCGCGACAAAGGCATGCAGAAGGATTATCTGGCACTGGTACGCGGTCAGTGGCAGTCGCATGTAAAATCCATTCAGGCTCCGCTGTTGAAAAATATTTTGCAAAGTGGCGAGCGTATTGTGCGGGTTAATCAGGAGGGCAAGCCGTCTGAAACCCGTTTTAAAGTGGAAGAACGTTTCGAGCATGCCACCCTGATGCGTTGCAGTCCGGTCACCGGACGTACGCACCAGATCCGCGTGCATACGCTGCACGCCGGTCACCCGATTGCGTTTGACGATCGCTACGGCGACCGCGAATTTGACAAACAGCTGGCCGGAACCGGGCTTAACCGACTGTTTCTTCATGCCGCCGCGCTGAAATTTACCCATCCGGGTACCGGTGACGTATTGCGCATTGAAGCGCCGCTGGATGACGGGCTTAAACGGTGCCTGCAGGTATTGCGTAGCGCGAAGTAA
- a CDS encoding MFS transporter — MKESTLAPDTIRGIIFIFALGAGFSVAAIYYCQPLLPLIGADLKLSISSMGLIPTLTQIGYALGILLLLPLGDRYDRRILILVKSAVLAVLLLLCSLSDGLHTLLLISLFIGMAATMAQDIVPAAAILAPAGKQGKMVGAVMTGLLLGILLSRTVSGLVGAAFGWRAMYQVAAVSIALTGGLLWKVLPNFSGQSTLSYTALLRSMAQLWQHYPTLRRAALAQGALAVAFSAFWSTLAIMLLEQFHMGSAVAGGFGIAGAAGALAAPLAGSLADKIGTAKVTQLGALLVTVSFALMFLLPTLSVHGQLALIAISAIGFDLGLQSSLVAHQNLVYSLEPQARGRLNALLFTVVFIGMALGSVLGSKLYALTGWIGVITLATLMGACALVIRLVDNRRVINAAG; from the coding sequence ATGAAAGAAAGTACGCTGGCACCCGACACGATCCGGGGGATCATATTTATCTTCGCGCTGGGCGCAGGTTTTAGTGTGGCTGCCATTTATTACTGTCAGCCTCTGCTGCCGCTGATCGGAGCCGATTTGAAGCTCAGCATTAGCAGCATGGGACTGATACCGACCCTGACTCAGATCGGTTACGCTCTGGGCATCCTGCTCCTGCTGCCGTTAGGCGATCGTTATGACCGACGTATTCTGATTCTGGTGAAAAGCGCCGTACTGGCTGTACTCCTGTTGTTATGCAGTCTTAGTGATGGACTCCATACCCTGTTACTGATCAGTTTGTTTATCGGAATGGCGGCTACCATGGCGCAGGATATTGTTCCCGCCGCCGCCATTCTTGCCCCTGCAGGTAAACAAGGAAAAATGGTTGGCGCGGTAATGACCGGCTTGCTTTTGGGAATACTGCTCTCCCGTACCGTCAGTGGCCTGGTGGGGGCAGCCTTTGGCTGGCGGGCTATGTATCAGGTCGCCGCGGTGAGCATCGCGCTAACCGGGGGATTATTGTGGAAAGTTCTGCCGAATTTTAGCGGTCAATCAACGCTTTCTTATACAGCGCTACTGCGCTCGATGGCGCAACTCTGGCAACATTACCCGACGCTACGCCGTGCAGCGCTGGCGCAGGGCGCACTGGCTGTGGCATTTAGCGCATTCTGGTCAACCCTTGCCATTATGCTGCTTGAACAGTTTCATATGGGCAGTGCCGTAGCTGGCGGTTTTGGTATTGCAGGGGCCGCCGGGGCGCTGGCCGCTCCACTGGCGGGCAGTCTGGCCGATAAAATCGGTACTGCCAAAGTGACCCAGCTGGGCGCTCTGCTGGTGACGGTATCTTTCGCGTTAATGTTTCTGCTGCCGACACTATCGGTACACGGTCAACTGGCGCTGATAGCCATTTCTGCCATAGGCTTTGATTTAGGTTTACAGTCCAGCCTCGTGGCGCATCAGAATCTGGTCTATAGCCTGGAGCCGCAGGCGCGCGGGCGTCTGAATGCCCTGCTGTTCACCGTGGTATTTATCGGAATGGCGCTGGGTTCGGTACTGGGAAGTAAACTCTATGCACTGACCGGCTGGATCGGCGTTATTACGCTGGCGACGTTGATGGGAGCCTGTGCACTGGTTATCCGCCTGGTGGACAACCGTCGCGTTATAAATGCCGCAGGATAG
- a CDS encoding beta-ketoacyl-ACP synthase III → MHTKIIGTGSYLPAQVRTNADLEKMVDTSDEWIVTRTGIRERRIAGPNETVSTMGFEAAKRALDMAGIDAGQIELIIVATTSATHAFPSAACQIQNMLKIKGCPAFDIGAACAGFTYALSVADQYVKSGAVKHALVIGADVLARTCDPTDRGTIIIFGDGAGAVVLSASEEQGIISTHLHADGRYGELLTLPNLDRVNPDNPVHLTMTGNEVFKVAVTELAHIVDETLEANNLERSQLDWLVPHQANLRIISATAKKLGMSMDNVVVTLDRHGNTSAASVPCALDEAVRDGRIKRGQLVLLEAFGGGFTWGSALVRF, encoded by the coding sequence ATGCATACGAAGATTATTGGTACCGGCAGTTATCTGCCCGCACAAGTGCGAACTAACGCCGATTTGGAAAAAATGGTCGACACGTCTGACGAGTGGATTGTCACCCGTACAGGTATCCGTGAACGCCGTATTGCTGGGCCGAATGAAACCGTTTCGACAATGGGCTTCGAGGCGGCAAAGCGTGCGCTGGACATGGCGGGCATTGATGCCGGACAGATTGAACTAATTATTGTTGCCACAACTTCGGCGACCCATGCTTTTCCCAGTGCAGCCTGCCAGATCCAGAATATGCTGAAGATCAAAGGCTGTCCGGCATTTGATATTGGTGCAGCCTGCGCAGGGTTTACGTATGCGCTGAGCGTTGCCGATCAGTATGTCAAATCCGGTGCCGTAAAACATGCTCTGGTCATTGGCGCTGACGTCCTGGCCCGTACGTGCGATCCTACCGATCGCGGTACGATCATCATCTTTGGTGATGGCGCAGGCGCAGTGGTGCTGAGCGCGTCTGAAGAGCAGGGGATTATTTCTACTCATCTTCATGCCGACGGTCGCTATGGCGAACTGTTAACGCTGCCGAATCTGGATCGCGTTAATCCAGATAATCCTGTCCACCTGACTATGACCGGTAATGAAGTCTTTAAGGTTGCGGTGACTGAACTTGCGCACATCGTTGATGAGACGCTGGAAGCTAACAATCTTGAACGTTCTCAGCTCGACTGGCTGGTACCGCATCAGGCTAACCTGCGTATTATTAGCGCCACGGCGAAAAAGCTCGGAATGTCGATGGACAACGTTGTCGTTACGCTTGATCGTCATGGCAACACGTCCGCTGCATCAGTGCCGTGTGCACTGGACGAAGCCGTTCGCGACGGGCGCATCAAACGCGGTCAACTGGTGCTGCTGGAAGCATTCGGCGGCGGTTTTACCTGGGGCTCAGCGCTGGTTCGCTTCTAA
- the yceD gene encoding 23S rRNA accumulation protein YceD, protein MQKVKLPLTLDPVRTAQKRLDYQGIYTPDLAERVAESVVSVDSDVECTMSFAIDNQRLAVITGDAKVTVTLECQRCGKPFVRHVHTTYCFSPVRSDEQAEALPEAYEPIEVNDFGEIDLLAMVEDEIILSLPVVPVHDSEHCEVSDADMVFGELPEEAQKPNPFAVLASLKRK, encoded by the coding sequence ATGCAAAAGGTAAAATTACCCCTGACTCTTGACCCGGTTCGTACGGCTCAAAAACGCCTCGATTACCAGGGTATTTATACTCCCGATCTGGCGGAGCGCGTCGCCGAGTCTGTTGTCAGTGTGGACAGTGATGTAGAATGCACGATGTCATTCGCTATCGATAACCAGCGTCTTGCGGTCATTACCGGTGATGCGAAGGTTACGGTAACGCTTGAGTGTCAGCGTTGCGGGAAACCGTTTGTACGTCACGTTCACACAACGTATTGTTTTAGCCCCGTTCGTTCCGACGAACAGGCTGAAGCACTCCCGGAAGCGTATGAGCCGATTGAGGTTAACGATTTCGGTGAAATCGATCTGCTGGCGATGGTAGAAGATGAAATCATCCTCTCCTTGCCGGTAGTTCCGGTGCATGATTCTGAACACTGTGAAGTGTCCGACGCGGACATGGTCTTTGGCGAACTGCCTGAAGAGGCACAAAAACCAAATCCATTTGCCGTATTAGCCAGCTTAAAGCGTAAGTAA
- the plsX gene encoding phosphate acyltransferase PlsX translates to MTHLTLALDVMGGDFGPSVTVPAALQALNSNSQLILLLVGDPDAITPLLARADFEQRSRLQVVPAQSVIASDARPSQAVRNSRGSSMRIALELVKEGRAEACVSAGNTGALMGLAKLLLKPIEGIERPALVTILPHQQKGKTVVLDLGANVDCDSKMLAQFAVMGAVMAEEVIGITQPRVALLNIGEEETKGLDNIRQASELLKKVPSINYIGYLEANELLTGKTDVMVCDGFTGNVTLKTMEGVVRMFLSLLKSQGEGKKRSWWLWLLKHWLQKSLTRRFSHLNPDQYNGACLLGLRGTVIKSHGAANQRAFSVAIEQAVQAVQRQVPQRIAARLKSVLAKSD, encoded by the coding sequence TTGACTCATCTAACCCTGGCGTTAGATGTCATGGGGGGCGATTTTGGTCCTTCCGTGACAGTGCCTGCAGCTTTGCAGGCACTGAACTCTAATTCGCAACTCATACTCCTCCTGGTCGGCGATCCCGACGCTATCACGCCATTACTCGCCAGAGCTGACTTTGAACAACGTTCACGTCTGCAGGTTGTTCCTGCGCAGTCAGTTATTGCCAGTGATGCCCGCCCCTCGCAGGCTGTACGTAACAGCCGGGGCAGTTCCATGCGTATTGCGCTGGAACTGGTGAAAGAAGGGCGTGCCGAAGCCTGTGTAAGTGCGGGCAATACCGGCGCGCTAATGGGGCTGGCGAAATTATTGCTCAAACCCATTGAGGGTATTGAGCGCCCGGCGCTGGTGACGATCCTTCCTCATCAGCAAAAAGGAAAAACGGTGGTACTCGATTTGGGAGCCAACGTAGACTGCGACAGTAAAATGCTGGCGCAGTTTGCCGTGATGGGTGCGGTGATGGCGGAAGAGGTCATTGGCATTACCCAGCCGCGTGTTGCGCTGCTAAACATTGGTGAAGAAGAAACTAAAGGGCTGGATAATATCCGCCAGGCATCAGAATTACTCAAAAAAGTGCCCTCGATAAACTATATTGGCTACCTTGAAGCCAATGAACTGTTAACCGGGAAAACCGATGTTATGGTCTGTGACGGCTTTACGGGCAACGTCACATTGAAGACCATGGAAGGTGTTGTAAGAATGTTTCTCTCGCTGCTGAAATCACAGGGTGAAGGGAAAAAAAGGTCGTGGTGGCTGTGGTTATTAAAACACTGGTTACAAAAAAGCCTGACAAGGCGATTCAGTCACCTCAACCCCGACCAGTATAATGGTGCCTGTCTGTTAGGATTACGCGGTACGGTGATTAAGAGTCATGGTGCAGCCAATCAGCGCGCGTTTAGCGTCGCGATTGAACAGGCAGTGCAGGCGGTGCAGCGACAAGTCCCCCAGCGGATTGCCGCTCGCCTGAAATCTGTATTAGCGAAAAGTGACTGA